The following DNA comes from Coleofasciculus chthonoplastes PCC 7420.
GGTTTAATGGGAATAACCAACTGTGGTAGAGACGTTCCGGCGGAACGTCTCTACTAAATGATTCGTGCTAATCGATGTCTGAGGTTATACAATGCTAGAATTTCAGCAAGCTCCTGATGCAAGAGGCTAGGAAGCATGACGAAGATCGAAGTTGAACTCGACCAAAAAACCATTGAAAGTGCCAAGCTTTTGGCAGAGTCTCGGCAAAGTACATTACCGGAACTGATTGCAGACGTTATCAAACTACTCGTCCGGCAAAAAAGAACAAAAGATCCTTGGTTAGGATTAGTTGCTGATGAACCGGAACTTGTTGATGAGATACTTGAAGAAGCCCTAAAAAATCGGAGAGTACAGTTATTCAACGAAAAAATTGGAAAAGGCACTGCTTCACACAGACATTTTGTCTGAAATTTTTAGGAGAATTAATCAAAGGGTTATAGCTAAAGCTACTGCTTATCGTGCTGTTTTCGGTTGCTACACAATTTCGGTTATTACCGTTATGGAGGTTGTCCAAGGTTGGCATAAACGTCAACGAGAAGATCGTGTTCACGAGTTTTTAGCTACACTTACCTCTGAAGAGGTTTTGACACTAGAACTGCCAGATGCCGC
Coding sequences within:
- a CDS encoding type II toxin-antitoxin system VapC family toxin translates to MSEIFRRINQRVIAKATAYRAVFGCYTISVITVMEVVQGWHKRQREDRVHEFLATLTSEEVLTLELPDAALAGRIYADLERIGQPIGYPDSMIAAIALQHNLTLVTGNLSHYQRVQALGYPLRLDNWRI